One part of the Pseudopipra pipra isolate bDixPip1 chromosome 3, bDixPip1.hap1, whole genome shotgun sequence genome encodes these proteins:
- the NANP gene encoding N-acylneuraminate-9-phosphatase, with the protein MGLHGVKAVFFDLDNTLVDTAAAGRRAIEEVISALQSKHHYGEGEARAICDKVQAKLLKECHDPAKMCITDLRISHWEEAIQETIGGEANRDLAAECYYLWKTTRLQHLTLAEDTRGMLTELRKRVRLLLLTNGDRQTQREKIEACACQPYFDAIVVGGEQKEEKPAPSIFHYCCDLLGVQPAECVMVGDSLDTDIQGGLNAGLKATVWLNKAMTTPVDTSPVPHYIISSVLDLPAVLQKMEHNINAKLGTDHMASSNEAH; encoded by the exons ATGGGGCTGCACGGCGTCAAGGCGGTGTTCTTCGACCTGGACAACACGCTGGTGGACACGGCGGCGGCCGGGCGCCGTGCCATCGAGGAG GTGATCAGCGCCCTGCAGTCCAAGCACCACTACGGCGAGGGAGAGGCGCGCGCCATCTGCGACAAGGTCCAGGCCAAGCTTCTCAAGGAGTGCCACGATCCCGCCAAGATGTGCATCACCGACCTGCGGATCTCGCACTGGGAGGAGGCGATCCAGGAGACCATCGGGGGGGAGGCGAACCGCGACCTGGCGGCCGAGTGCTATTACCTGTGGAAGACGACGCGGCTGCAGCACCTGACGCTGGCCGAGGACACGCGGGGGATGCTCACGGAGCTGCGGAAGAGGGTTCGCCTGCTGCTCCTCACGAACGGCGACAGGCAGACGCAGAGGGAGAAGATCGAGGCGTGCGCCTGCCAGCCCTACTTCGATGCTATCGTTGTAGGGGGAgagcagaaagaagagaaacCGGCGCCATCCATATTTCATTACTGCTGCGATCTCCTGGGGGTGCAGCCTGCAGAGTGTGTGATGGTTGGTGACTCTCTAGATACAGATATTCAAGGAGGCCTGAATGCTGGCTTGAAAGCAACGGTCTGGTTAAACAAAGCAATGACCACCCCGGTAGATACCTCCCCAGTACCTCATTatattatttcttctgttctgGATCTTCCAGCAGTTTTACAGAAGATGGAGCACAACATTAATGCTAAGTTAGGAACTGACCATATGGCTAGTAGCAATGAAGCACATTGA